A window of Fretibacterium sp. OH1220_COT-178 contains these coding sequences:
- the larA gene encoding nickel-dependent lactate racemase, with translation MGKHKMKFDREVLEVDIPDSDLLGVLRSREVPCAPSEEEAVREALANPIGSPRLEDIVKPGEKVCIVTCDVTRLWQHPSVYLPILVEELNAIGVPDEDIFFLSGTGTHRNQSPEEHKAILGEDLYRRCKIYDHDSRSDAMADFGVTSRGTPVRFNKRAADSDHVIVTGGVVYHFMAGWGGGKKGILPGIAAYETVMANHALALDPIPGKGRNPVCRTGNIDGNLIHMDMVEAVEKLNPSFLLNVVMNASGKIGWAVAGDWKEAYRKGMEIVDSVDAVEIPEKADLVVASACGYPKDINFYQTSKTFFNAQEALKPGGSMLILSACTEGYGNAEVQTMLLDFRDNGAREAELRREFTIAKHVGFCTGEAAEKFDFHLVTKMDPALLEGTGVIASRTVEEAMEKIHAKHGRSLKTWLMPQGANTLPKLPGQ, from the coding sequence TGGGAAAACACAAGATGAAGTTCGACAGAGAGGTTCTGGAGGTGGACATCCCGGACTCCGATCTGCTGGGCGTCCTGCGGAGCCGTGAAGTCCCCTGCGCCCCCTCGGAAGAAGAAGCCGTCCGGGAGGCGCTGGCCAATCCGATCGGCAGTCCCAGACTCGAGGACATCGTCAAGCCGGGGGAGAAGGTCTGCATCGTCACCTGCGACGTCACCCGGCTGTGGCAGCACCCCAGCGTCTATCTTCCCATTCTGGTGGAGGAGCTCAACGCCATCGGCGTGCCGGACGAGGACATTTTCTTTCTTTCGGGGACGGGGACGCACCGCAATCAGAGCCCGGAGGAGCACAAGGCCATCCTCGGCGAGGACCTGTACCGCCGCTGCAAGATCTACGACCACGACAGCCGGAGCGACGCGATGGCCGACTTCGGCGTCACGAGCCGGGGCACGCCCGTCCGCTTCAACAAGCGTGCTGCAGACAGCGACCACGTGATCGTCACCGGAGGCGTCGTCTATCACTTCATGGCCGGCTGGGGCGGGGGCAAGAAGGGCATCCTTCCCGGCATCGCGGCCTACGAGACCGTCATGGCCAACCATGCCCTGGCGCTCGACCCCATCCCCGGAAAGGGACGCAATCCGGTCTGCCGGACCGGCAATATCGACGGGAACCTGATTCATATGGATATGGTGGAGGCGGTCGAAAAGCTGAACCCCAGTTTTCTCCTGAACGTCGTCATGAACGCGTCGGGCAAGATCGGTTGGGCGGTCGCCGGCGACTGGAAGGAAGCCTACAGGAAAGGCATGGAGATCGTGGACAGCGTCGATGCCGTCGAGATCCCCGAGAAGGCCGACCTGGTGGTGGCCTCCGCCTGCGGATACCCTAAGGACATCAACTTCTACCAGACCTCCAAGACCTTTTTCAACGCTCAGGAGGCCCTGAAGCCCGGAGGCTCCATGCTGATCCTCAGCGCCTGCACCGAGGGCTACGGAAATGCCGAGGTCCAAACGATGCTCCTCGACTTCAGGGACAACGGCGCAAGAGAGGCCGAACTGCGGCGCGAGTTCACCATCGCCAAGCACGTCGGGTTCTGCACCGGGGAGGCGGCGGAGAAGTTCGACTTCCACCTCGTGACGAAGATGGACCCCGCTCTGCTGGAGGGCACAGGGGTCATCGCCTCCAGGACGGTGGAGGAGGCCATGGAGAAGATCCATGCCAAGCACGGCAGGTCCCTGAAAACATGGCT